The proteins below come from a single Thalassotalea ponticola genomic window:
- a CDS encoding EAL domain-containing protein, translating to MSSFSRIFFKNLLITVIVAIAYAIFSMYSLKGFVEGAQSDHKTTLNKLIQNYTGDNVKAFAKELKLTFDYDQLNITDLNNQPIYSYRNARAGTSPLSLFGADIEPTRIVNDNVGIKVLFKTNNDALYNVFYKITVFIAAVGLLLLFASSLITSKMVSRAYRKASQKLSQNIASDIKTAIENRDTGTQLSLPTEFSDVNNVLVELKTFIAQKVIRTQQLEQTAYVDPLTELENRSGFIDYFDTYSKTHGASFFGVLVVTRSSELSTINKVHGYMEGDRYICQIANILKSHCKHIEGAKVYRLNGSDFATFLPNTTLKVAQSYCDELTGLFNEYQQLTDYDSIAYSGLVNLDTKRPLGEHLALADSAISMAQTRNKNSWYAPSKSALQEQERGALGNQNWSKEIDFVIENQSVKLLGQLIQPSGRNNRIYHEVLSRFTSSEGDILPTATFIAMAEKLDKMVLIDRLVIEKTLSEIKSKNLTKQMFGINLSIRSIHDEHFVIWLERRLLKEHDIAARLVFEVSEFGLEQNIRGSKYFIDMAHRIGSRICVERFGLGMTSFKFFNELQPDYVKMDGSYTRDLHLSKNNQYFLRLMIDLAHRLGVRVLAESVETQEEKYALDEIFVDGSQGYYLGKPEAL from the coding sequence ATGTCTTCATTTTCTCGAATATTTTTCAAGAATTTGCTTATTACTGTCATCGTAGCGATCGCTTACGCTATCTTCAGTATGTATAGTCTCAAAGGTTTTGTCGAGGGTGCACAAAGCGACCACAAGACAACTCTGAATAAACTCATTCAAAACTACACAGGCGATAACGTAAAAGCTTTTGCCAAAGAACTAAAGCTGACCTTTGATTACGATCAGCTCAATATCACTGACTTAAATAACCAGCCGATTTACAGCTATCGCAATGCCCGTGCGGGGACGTCGCCGTTGTCACTGTTTGGTGCAGATATCGAACCAACGCGAATTGTTAACGACAACGTAGGGATTAAAGTTCTCTTCAAAACTAACAATGATGCGCTGTACAACGTATTTTACAAAATTACTGTGTTTATAGCGGCAGTCGGTTTGCTGTTGTTATTTGCAAGTTCTCTGATCACCTCGAAAATGGTCAGCCGAGCTTATCGCAAAGCATCGCAAAAGCTGTCTCAGAACATTGCCAGCGACATAAAAACCGCTATCGAAAATCGCGATACGGGTACTCAGTTGTCGTTGCCAACTGAGTTTTCCGATGTAAACAATGTGTTGGTCGAACTGAAAACCTTCATCGCCCAAAAAGTTATTCGCACCCAACAATTAGAGCAAACGGCTTATGTAGACCCACTAACCGAGTTAGAAAATCGCAGTGGTTTTATTGATTACTTCGATACCTACAGTAAAACCCACGGCGCGTCATTTTTTGGCGTGCTTGTGGTCACGCGAAGTTCCGAGCTGTCAACAATCAATAAAGTACACGGTTACATGGAAGGCGATCGCTATATCTGTCAAATCGCTAACATCTTAAAATCCCATTGTAAACACATTGAAGGTGCGAAGGTTTATCGTTTAAATGGCTCCGATTTTGCAACCTTTTTACCCAATACTACGCTAAAAGTTGCGCAAAGTTACTGCGACGAACTAACTGGTTTATTTAACGAGTACCAGCAACTGACTGATTATGATTCGATCGCCTATTCGGGTTTAGTCAACCTAGACACCAAGCGCCCGCTGGGCGAGCATTTGGCCTTGGCTGATTCAGCCATCAGCATGGCACAAACGCGCAACAAAAACTCCTGGTATGCACCGAGTAAAAGCGCGCTCCAAGAACAAGAGCGCGGTGCCCTTGGTAACCAAAACTGGAGCAAAGAGATTGACTTTGTTATAGAAAATCAAAGTGTTAAATTATTAGGGCAACTGATTCAACCAAGTGGTCGCAACAACCGAATTTACCATGAAGTGCTGTCGCGCTTTACCAGTTCTGAAGGTGATATATTGCCTACCGCGACATTTATTGCCATGGCGGAAAAATTAGACAAAATGGTGTTAATTGATCGCCTTGTAATAGAAAAAACCTTGTCCGAGATCAAATCGAAAAACTTAACCAAACAAATGTTTGGTATTAACTTATCGATTCGTTCAATTCACGACGAGCACTTTGTGATTTGGTTGGAACGCCGCCTGTTAAAAGAACACGACATCGCTGCTCGCTTGGTCTTTGAAGTGAGTGAATTCGGCTTAGAGCAAAATATTCGCGGAAGTAAGTATTTTATCGATATGGCACACCGCATTGGCTCTCGCATTTGTGTGGAGCGTTTTGGCTTAGGTATGACTTCATTTAAATTCTTTAATGAATTGCAACCTGACTACGTCAAAATGGACGGCAGTTACACCCGAGATTTGCATCTGAGCAAAAACAATCAGTACTTCTTGCGCTTGATGATCGACTTGGCCCACCGCCTCGGTGTGCGAGTATTAGCCGAGAGTGTTGAAACTCAGGAAGAAAAATACGCCTTAGATGAAATTTTTGTCGACGGCAGCCAAGGCTATTACTTAGGTAAACCGGAAGCGCTTTAA
- the rsxB gene encoding electron transport complex subunit RsxB — translation MEFLLSIVVFGLLAAAFGALLGFASVKYKVEGDPLVEQIDALLPQTQCGQCGYPGCKPYAKAVADGDAINKCAPGGEDTIKKIADLMGVEAIPLDQAHASDNTPKVAFIVEEDCIGCTKCIQACPVDAITGAAKQMHTVIADECTGCDLCVDPCPVDCIKMIPIAQTPETWQWDLESIDIVQID, via the coding sequence ATGGAATTTCTGCTCTCAATCGTCGTGTTTGGTCTACTTGCCGCTGCTTTTGGTGCACTCCTGGGTTTTGCCTCGGTAAAATACAAAGTTGAAGGCGACCCACTGGTTGAACAAATTGATGCGCTGTTACCGCAAACCCAGTGTGGGCAATGTGGCTACCCAGGCTGTAAACCTTACGCTAAAGCGGTTGCCGATGGTGATGCCATTAATAAATGCGCGCCAGGTGGTGAAGATACGATTAAAAAAATCGCGGATTTAATGGGTGTTGAAGCAATTCCGCTCGACCAAGCACACGCATCGGACAACACACCCAAAGTCGCTTTTATTGTTGAAGAGGACTGCATTGGCTGTACGAAGTGCATTCAGGCCTGTCCGGTTGATGCAATCACCGGCGCGGCCAAGCAAATGCACACCGTTATTGCCGACGAATGCACGGGGTGCGATTTATGTGTCGACCCATGCCCTGTCGACTGTATAAAAATGATCCCCATTGCGCAAACGCCTGAAACGTGGCAGTGGGATCTTGAGTCCATTGATATCGTTCAGATAGATTAG
- a CDS encoding CNNM domain-containing protein has protein sequence MTLLIIYLVIAIGVSFLCSILEAVLLSIPPSYIAEMKKAGRGAMLSKMKGNLDQSISSILILNTFAHTMGAAGVGAQAIKVFGDKWETLIAFLLTLAILYLSEIIPKTLGATFWRQLAIPSAYIIAVLVKLVFPLVWLSTRITRLFSSKGSYSTSREEVLAVASLSYKDGAIVSQENQLVENILTLREAKTSDILTPRSVVHALNEDTKVVDALKTEQTAVFTRIPIYKDSIDNITGVIIKGQLYENDRQGNGDLQLKAISKPIHRISENFPVLNLLDLFIKRGEHIFLVEDHFGQTAGIVTLEDAIETILGREIVDESDRVADMQKLARSKYRERLRNKLEK, from the coding sequence ATGACTTTACTCATTATTTATTTGGTAATTGCCATTGGCGTCTCATTTTTGTGTTCGATACTCGAAGCGGTATTGTTGTCTATCCCTCCCAGTTATATTGCGGAAATGAAAAAAGCAGGGCGTGGCGCCATGTTGTCAAAAATGAAGGGCAATCTGGATCAATCCATTTCCAGTATTCTCATTCTCAACACCTTTGCTCATACCATGGGGGCTGCCGGTGTTGGAGCTCAAGCGATAAAAGTCTTTGGCGACAAATGGGAAACGTTGATCGCGTTTTTATTGACCCTGGCGATATTGTATTTGTCTGAAATTATTCCCAAAACGCTCGGCGCAACGTTTTGGCGACAATTGGCCATTCCGTCGGCGTACATTATTGCCGTACTGGTTAAATTGGTGTTTCCATTAGTGTGGTTGTCAACGCGCATTACTCGCCTGTTTTCATCGAAGGGCAGTTACAGTACCTCGCGGGAGGAAGTACTAGCGGTCGCGAGTTTAAGCTATAAAGACGGTGCGATTGTCAGTCAAGAAAATCAGTTGGTGGAAAACATATTAACGCTACGCGAGGCGAAAACCTCAGATATATTGACTCCTCGTTCCGTTGTACATGCCCTCAATGAGGATACCAAAGTGGTTGATGCGTTAAAAACCGAGCAAACAGCGGTATTTACCCGTATCCCTATTTACAAAGACAGTATTGATAACATCACCGGGGTTATCATTAAAGGCCAATTGTATGAAAATGATCGACAGGGTAATGGCGATTTGCAACTCAAGGCAATCAGTAAACCCATACACCGTATTTCTGAGAACTTTCCGGTACTTAATTTACTCGACTTGTTTATCAAGCGCGGCGAACACATCTTTCTGGTTGAAGATCACTTTGGTCAAACCGCCGGTATTGTCACCTTAGAAGACGCCATCGAGACCATCTTGGGGCGTGAAATTGTTGATGAAAGTGACAGAGTCGCCGATATGCAAAAGCTTGCGCGCAGCAAATATCGCGAGCGTTTGCGCAATAAGTTAGAAAAATAG
- the rsxA gene encoding electron transport complex subunit RsxA — protein MTDYLLLLIGTVLVNNFVLVKFLGLCPFMGVSSRTETAIGMSLATTFVLTLASLLSYLFSTYLLQPLGLEYLTTMGFILVIAVVVQFTEMVVQKTSANLYRLLGIFLPLITTNCAVLGVALLNLYEQHNFLQSIVYGFGAAVGFSIVLIMFSAMRERLANADVPAPFQGAAIAMITAGLMSLAFMGFAGLVK, from the coding sequence ATGACTGATTACTTATTACTTTTGATTGGAACGGTGTTAGTAAATAACTTCGTTTTGGTTAAGTTTCTGGGACTTTGCCCGTTTATGGGTGTTTCGTCGCGCACCGAAACCGCAATTGGTATGTCTCTGGCGACAACCTTTGTCCTTACCCTAGCCTCTCTACTCAGTTATCTATTTAGTACCTACTTACTTCAACCACTTGGTTTAGAATACTTGACAACCATGGGCTTTATTCTTGTGATCGCCGTGGTGGTGCAATTTACCGAGATGGTAGTACAAAAGACATCGGCAAACCTTTATCGTTTGCTTGGCATTTTTCTGCCACTGATCACCACAAACTGTGCCGTATTAGGGGTGGCCCTGCTCAACTTGTACGAACAGCACAACTTTTTGCAATCGATTGTGTACGGTTTTGGCGCCGCGGTAGGCTTTTCCATTGTGTTGATTATGTTCTCCGCCATGCGAGAGCGACTCGCTAATGCCGATGTACCTGCGCCGTTCCAAGGAGCTGCTATTGCGATGATAACCGCGGGACTTATGTCGTTGGCATTTATGGGCTTTGCGGGGTTAGTTAAATAA